GAAACACGGTGGAAGGAGTGGGTGATATGGGCTAACACGGGTGCTATAAATGCCTGTGCTGAAGAGCTGGCTCAAAAGGTGACGCCCGAGCTTCAGAAAGCTCGACAAAGTAATGTTTGAGCATGAAAACCATTTCAAAGCGCCAAAATCAACCCAATAAAACGagcagtttgtctttttgctccAAACATGGCCGTCTTCAGAGCGCCTGAGCAGTCAAGTTTGGCGCCTCCTTTCgagccatttttaattttcatttactCGTCAAACAAGCAGTCTTATTGAATGGAAATCTGATGAAGCAAAGCACTTTTTGAAGTTCTTAGGTTTTTTGAGTTTTCGGTCAGGAGAGAGACGTGGTTGGCCTCCGAAGACGGTAAAGTAAGTTATTAAAACCGTCACAAGGTTCTGCAGGAGGAGACAAATTGGAAACTATGACCTGGCCAAGTATGCTGCCTGACCTGAACCTGGCAGCATgcctctgatttatttttaaaaaaggaaacagggaGCTGATAAAATGGTTTCTGGAAGGAGCAGagctttaaagacatttttgcaTCTCTGAAATCGTCCAAACAGAAAATTACAGTCAGTCCATTAACAGCGTGAAgacctttattttattgattcattttcCTTCCTGTTTACTTTGTGATACGTCTGTAAGCACCCGTCAAGGTGAGCTCAGCCCGTTTCTTGTGTCTCCAGCTCATGCGAGTGATGGCCTGCAACTCCCGCCTGGAGCAGAAGGTGAACTCGTGTCTGTGGCTGCAGAAGGTCCTCATCACGCTGGTGCTGGTCCTCGTAGCGCTGAACCTGCTGTGCCTCTACCAGCTGGGCGCCGCGCCACGTCCGTCCTgacccgccgccgccgccgtcgcGTCCTCCGCCGTGCTGACGGGTTCCAGCCGGGGGGCTGCGTGTCGACCGCccggaagggggaaaaaaaacggtGGTCCTGCGCTCCCCTCGCGCCCCGCCGACCATCCCTCCCACGGGCTGACGGCTCGGAGAGGAGGAGAGCTGACTTTAAGGACACGTGAGCTGATGTGGAGGTAAAATCCGAAGAGGGATCAAGCTTCTCTCTTCTCCGCCGGTTAATCTTAACAGAGACAGTTGTAGCAGTGACGGCCATAAAAAGgtatttaaattattacaacAGTCACAATTTGTTTAGTCAGATTAGTCATTTTTAACTTGATGTAtaatttttatataataaatctacaaaactgtatttaaatctACAGAACGTGAAATAAACATCTTTTGTCAAATAATTCTGACGTAGCTTTGAGTCTTTTCTCGCCGTCAAGTCCGATTTCGTTGctcttttatgcaaaaaaatgtCCCCGCTCTTTATTAAACCCTCATTAGCGCAGAGGTTTGTAAttgaaaacacagcagcataTGACCTTACTAAACTTCTCCACGCTCTGGACCTGGGAGCCACGAGAGATCTCTGTCTGCGctctctcattttgttttaattaccccgacactaaactaaactaaaaataccAAAGCAATTACCGGCGAGTTGCAAGGACGCGGCGCGGCCCACTTGTATCGTAGCGGGGAAGCACTGATATCTATAACAAGATCCGGCTCGGAGCAATCAGGACGCCAGGCGCCACACAAGGAATGAGCTTATTAGATGTTTGCACACGAGAGCTGGCCGGAGTCGAGAACTGTGCTTCGTTTTGCAGTGGGTGGAATGATTCATGCAATCAGGAGTAAACTGATTCGGCTTTGAATATCAACATTTTTATCATTCTGGGGTCCCACAGAGCAAAGATTTCACTTCTGTGTTAGGGGTCGGCTCGTCTTCTCGTACCTTTCCTGGTCAAAGGATGGCACAGGTCTTTCTTTTAATGagtaattaatatcttacctgttgtagacagagctttgaacggcctcagtttggctCAAAATGGATtactgccgtcttaaaacaccCCCAAACTCAAAACGTTTCAcgtgaatgctattttattaacttttatgcTTTCACACGGGTATTCCCGCAGAAATACTTCAATATTCCGGATAGAAGTGCCGCAGGCTGCAAAAAGAGCAAAGCTAGCCGCTATGCTTCTGTTTTCACTTGCAAATAACTacagaattccatgtaaataactatgCAAAACAGACAGCAAGGAaagagtttataaaatagcgttcAGATGAACACACATGACATTTTTAAGCAGCGACCCCGCTAAGGCTAGAGCCGTTAGCTTCTcgctggtcagagttaaactatttctccaaactaaggttgaTTAAAGAGCTACCCACGACACAAAGGATCAAAAACTGTTCGTAACCTTTTACTAAGAGCGCCGCTTCGagagatctgaactatccctcttaatagctttttttgtcaaagaagTGAGGAAAGCagtcatgtgtgtgtgtacttggaTGTAAAAACGTTCTGTTAGGATCTCAGTGAAACCTTCCAAAGCACATCCATTTTGCACTATTTTGgtccacaaaaataaaaaaaaaaaaaaaaaaaaaaaaaacaggaggaaaacaagATGGGGGGGGTTAATGGAGTGCGTTCCTCTAGAGGATGGCAGTAAAAGCTTTGGCATCACACGTCCGAGGGCTGACTTTAAAGTGCATCTGAGTGCCACGCTGCACCCGGTTGAACCCGGGAACACGTCGGGAGGCACCAGGCAGAAGGTACAACAACaacagggacgtgcggtcaggggaggcaggtgaggcagagcctcNNNNNNNNNNNNNNNNNNNNNNNNNNNNNNNNNNNNNNNNNNNNNNNNNNNNNNNNNNNNNNNNNNNNNNNNNNNNNNNNNNNNNNNNNNNNNNNNNNNNNNNNNNNNNNNNNNNNNNNNNNNNNNNNNNNNNNNNNNNNNNNNNNNNNNNNNNNNNNNNNNNNNNNNNNNNNNNNNNNNNNNNNNNNNNNNNNNNNNNNNNNNNNNNNNNNNNNNNNNNNNNNNNNNNNNNNNNNNNNNNNNNNNNNNNNNNNNNNNNNNNNNNNNNNNNNNNNNNNNNNNNNNNNNNNNNNNNNNNNNNNNNNNNNNNNNNNNNNNNNNNNNNNNNNNNNNNNNNNNNNNNNNNNNNNNNNNNNNNNNNNNNNNNNNNNNNNNNNNNNNNNNNNNNNNNNNNNNNNNNNNNNNNNNNNNNNNNNNNNNNNNNNNNNNNNNNNNNNNNNNNNNNNNNNNNNNNNNNNNNNNNNNNNNNNNNNNNNNNNNNNNNNNNNNNNNNNNNNNNNNNNNNNNNNNNNNNNNNNNNNNNNNNNNNNNNNNNNNNNNNNNNNNNNNNNNNNNNNNNNNNNNNNNNNNNNNNNNNNNNNNNNNNNNNNNNNNNNNNNNNNNNNNNNNNNNNNNNNNNNNNNNNNNNNNNNNNNNNNNNNNNNNNNNNNNNNNNNNNNNNNNNNNNNNNNNNNNNNNNNNNNNNNNNNNNNNNNNNNNNNNNNNNNNNNNNNNNNNNNNNNNNNNNNNNNNNNNNNNNNNNNNNNNNNNNNNNNNNNNNNNNNNNNNNNNNNNNNNNNNNNNNNNNNNNNNNNNNNNNNNNNNNNNNNNNNNNNNNNNNNNNNNNNNNNNNNNNNNNNNNNNNNNNNNNNNNNNNNNNNNNNNNNNNNNNNNNNNNNNNNNNNNNNNNNNNNNNNNNNNNNNNNNNNNNNNNNNNNNNNNNNNNNNNNNNNNNNNNNNNNNNNNNNNNNNNNNNNNNNNNNNNNNNNNNNNNNNNNNNNNNNNNNNNNNNNNNNNNNNNNNNNNNNNNNNNNNNNNNNNNNNNNNNNNNNNNNNNNNNNNNNNNNNNNNNNNNNNNNNNNNNNNNNNNNNNNNNNNNNNNNNNNNNNNNNNNNNNNNNNNNNNNNNNNNNNNNNNNNNNNNNNNNNNNNNNNNNNNNNNNNNNNNNNNNNNNNNNNNNNNNNNNNNNNNNNNNNNNNNNNNNNNNNNNNNNNNNNNNNNNNNNNNNNNNNNNNNNNNNNNNNNNNNNNNNNNNNNNNNNNNNNNNNNNNNNNNNNNNNNNNNNNNNNNNNNNNNNNNNNNNNNNNNNNNNNNNNNNNNNNNNNNNNNNNNNNNNNNNNNNNNNNNNNNNNNNNNNNNNNNNNNNNNNNNNNNNNNNNNNNNNNNNNNNNNNNNNNNNNNNNNNNNNNNNNNNNNNNNNNNNNNNNNNNNNNNNNNNNNNNNNNNNNNNNNNNNNNNNNNNNNNNNNNNNNNNNNNNNNNNNNNNNNNNNNNNNNNNNNNNNNNNNNNNNNNNNNNNNNNNNNNNNNNNNNNNNNNNNNNNNNNNNNNNNNNNNNNNNNNNNNNNNNNNNNNNNNNNNNNNNNNNNNNNNNNNNNNNNNNNNNNNtgtagctgtaacaattacatgtaattagctaaatgttgtaaaaagtgacatcagaaaatcaacactacattttaaaacagtgtttgaagctaaatgtgacaaaatttaggcatgaattttgagcacaagctcctttacaaacggcgccccataatAAGCtgcccttttggatttatatatttgtaaatctgactctgtgcctcaccaaccatgaacctcaccgcacgtcactgaacaacaacaacgactGCGGCGCGGCGCTTTCTGAGCGCTCACGTGACGGCAACTTCCCTGACAGGTTGGTCTCACCGGTTTGTCTGGATCCTGCTAACTACAGGGCAGCGTTCGCCGTGCGCGTTCGCCCGCAGCTGCAGGAGTCAGGAGCTCCTCCATGGGATTGATTTTTACATTAAGCACCGGTCAAATCGAAACTCGCCCCAGTGTGTGCCTGGCTCCAGGGCACTCCTGCAGCGcttatgtgcgtgtgtgtgtgttgggggtgggtgatttagtttagttagcaAAATGAGACAGAGGGATCAATGGCAGCTTAATGAGAGCTGCGTTTAACAAGACGGGGCTGCTGTTGTCACAACGGAGAGGAACCAGCAGCCCTCACCTTTTTATCATCCCTCTGGGCGACCTTTCGAAGCCGACGCTCCGAGAAGGAAATCGTTCCTCATTTCCAGTAAAAGTCACGCTGCTCGGAACCGGTTTTCCCGTCCCAGCAACTGGCATCTGCTTCACCGACTTCCTTGTTTATTTACGGCTAGATCGAAGCGTGTTTTTCTGCCCTCGCTCCCTCCGGCGTCTGATGACAGGCGCTGATCAGAGGTCAGCGGGGCCTTAAAATAGTTTTCAGGCATGAGGaaagattgttgttgttttgatctatatttacacacacacacgagctcAGAGGCTGCCAACATTAGACAGCCTGAACTTCGTAGGAAGTTTGTGAATATCGATTGAGGGAATCGGGGAGATTTCTGAATCCGAGCTGAACGTGGTGTTCCTGCCTGAAGCTGTGGATCAACAATTAACCAGCACACTTTTACATTCTGGGGCCGTGGAGAGAAGTGGTGgacaaaacaacacttttcaTTCAGCTTATCTGCATTAGTTTGGGTGAAATGGTGTCATATAAACCCCATTCGATCCAGAGTTGATCCTGTTGCtatcaaactgaattttatcGTTTAAAAAGGTGTTACTGGGTCAGTTTTTTGTACGTGCTATCAGTGCTAAAGTATGTTTGGTGTCTTGATTTCCCTTTCAGAGATCTTTTAATCTGTAGAATGAAAGGCCCATCAGTTACactggttttggtcaaaccttgaaggaTAATCTTACTGTTTGCTCTCAGAGTACgcgctggggatgactctcggctactaccacgccaagctCTACCTCAACACCTGTGAAACCGACCGAGTTcaggagcaaaaagaaaaccgaAATCGTTTCATTTTCCATGTAAAGCGTTTTGTTTTTACGGATAAAAGCAACGTAATAAGTGAGGACGaatgggagaaaacaaaaacagccgcCCTGTTGCTTTATATCAGCTGGCAGCTGCAGTTAAaccttgttaaaaataattgaaaacgGTGGCAGTCACGGCGACGGATAAGACGCCGTTACAGCCCGAGGAGAGCACCTGAGACGAGTGAGAGACGTcgtttaaatttgtgtttcgTTCGTGTGACTCGTGTTTgcctttttcaaaaaaaagaagcacaagatGTTGCAGCTGTGCACAAATCCCACTCCTGTAGCAGCATCTAAAAGTGCAGTCTAATTAAGAatctgacaataaaaataaaaaaaaaataaaaaaaacacctctggAACTTTTCAGTACGTTTTATATCACTTTTGCAGCCAttctttgttaaaatgtgttcttgtttatgaatattttatggCAGCATCTTCCACCAAGACCTAattctgtgttcatgttgtcCATGTTGATCCCTGCTCACAGATTGGCCAAGCGCTCCCCCTAGTGGCCAACATGTGCAAGGCTCGGCGCCCGAACAGGGAGAGGTTGAGGAGTTTCAGAGCGTCAGGTCTTCCCTGGAGTCTGATGGGTGGAGGAGACACTGGGTCAGCTCTGCGGGGAGGCGGAGGTCACGGATCCCTGGACACCGTTGTCCTGATGGATGGTCGGCTCAGCTGCGTTAGAGGTGACACTCCTGGGAGACACTCAGGGGACGCGAAGCATCCATTTCACAGATATGCTCTGATTATGCCTGCTTCAGCCCACCTTGAAGACCTTGAActcaccccccctcctcctccaccccatCACACGGCGCACCCTGCCTCCCCTAGCAGCCTCCTCGCCCGGCTGTCAGGAGGCGTGAGGTCCAGTGGCCGTTTGCCCTCCGGGTTCACGAGGAGACGGTCCGCCCCGTGGTCCAGCAGCACGGACACCAGCTCCGGGCTGGACAGGCGGGCGGCGACGTGCAGGGGCGACTCGCCGCGGACGCTTCCGTTCGCATTAGCGcctgaggaggagaagaggtCAAGAGGTCGTGTTGGCACCTCACACGGGGCAGGAGAGCTTCTGACGGTCCGAGTTAGAGCGGAAATCTATCCCAGCTCACGGGGAAATGGGTGGAGGCAGGAGCCGGGCTCTATTTGCatattattttaatcatttgtgaCCACTTAGAGTTTCACCCCAGAATGTCTCAGATGCACACTTTGGCACATTAGTCATGTTTTTAACTGGCTgatcattttcatttaacataTCTGCTCCAGTCGATAATTAACACGCAGATCGTCAAGTAAAAGTAGCCATACATCGAAGGgcaaatatattttctaaataaagatCTGTGCCATCAAAAACCTCTTAGCTCCAGTTgcagattttaacaaatttgTTGACCTccctaaagaaagaaaaagtgttgcttcttgttcaaagagctttctcaGTTCTTTGGAATTCAGAAAGGAGAAAACTCCTCGGATGAAAGGAAAAATGTCTgagaataaagaagaagaagaagaagcccaGTTGCCTTCAGTTCAGGTTGCGAGTTTGACCACGTCCTGGATCTTTGATtggcactttttatttttattttcagctgaaaaGTAATCAGCCGCACTCAGCGGGGACTATCGCTGAGTTGGCAGAGTTTACACACATGTTACTGGCTGCAATTCAAAAAGTCGGTCTGactgaaaatgactttttaaaatgcgGCAGAGAAACAGCAAATCATTCATGAGGGCAGATTATCTGAGGTCTGGGCACAGCAGTGTTGGAAGTTATATGAAATGGGCTAAAACCTGAAGCTCAGAGGGGCGCTGTAGAGCTGTCTGACATTTGTCAAATGCAAatgtgggaaaagaaaaaaagaaaacaagccttCAGATTTACATACAGATTTGCCAACTTGACTGTTTCGGGCTAAAAACGTTAAAAATCTGAATCCCCCTCacccagctgcagcagcttctgcacGGTGCTCAGCTGCTGGTTGACGCACGCCACCTGGAGGGGGGAGCCCAGCGCGTCCACGTGCTGATCCACGTCGACACCGCTCCGAACCAGGGATTCCACGCACTCAGGGTGACCTGAAGGGGGAAACAGCCCTGAGTCGGCACTGAAGACACGGCAAACGACTTCAGAGTGCTTTTTGAGATTATTATtacgtgacctctgacctttcgcCGCAGCCTGGTGGATGGGAGAACCGGACGGGCCGGTGCCCCGGGGGGCTGCGCCGTGCAGGAGAAGCAGCGACACGCAGGTCACGTGACCCCGGGCGCACGCTTCTGTCAGGGCGGTGTGCCCGTCCACGGTGGAGCTGTTAACCTGCTATgtttcagagacagaaaaatccCGTAGTCACTGAACGCCTCTTCAGATCTGAGACATGTGAAATCCCAGTCGTCCACCAGTCGTGTCGTAGCCGCGTTTGGTTAATTTCTTACTGATTTGCTTGAAACCTCAAGTTAAACCCGGCAATAATTAATAGTTCTGTCAGAAAATTCACAAAACATTGTCTCTTGGTTTGACACTGTCTTCCAGTCAGTTCAGTCACAATTAGATTAGAgctggaggattttttttatttattcgttttctctgtctgtctcttacATTTGCACCGTTTTCCAGCAGAAGTTTGGCGCAGGGGGCGTGGCCTCCCGCGCACGCCGCGTGCAGGGGGGAGACTCGGTCCAGGGTGTTCAGGTTCACGCACACTCCCTGTGAAGGAGGCAGGACCGAGaaacttcagctgcagctcaaaaGCACATGGGCACAGATGGCACCCCNNNNNNNNNNNNNNNNNNNNNNNNNNNNNNNNNNNNNNNNNNNNNNNNNNNNNNNNNNNNNNNNNNNNNNNNNNNNNNNNNNNNNNNNNNNNNNNNNNNNNNNNNNNNNNNNNNNNNNNCCCCCCCCCCCGATTTATGGTGACTAGATCCATCCCTGACTAATTTACATTTCAGTGTGAGAGcccagtgtttgtgtgaagactgatgttgtgtttcagtggtaagtaaactttatttatagagcacctttcacagacataaaaatcacaaagtgctttacaaacatggaaaaaaacacaacaataataaaaaaaggcaaaaatcaaTGAACAAGATGAACCAAAAGCCACAAATTTATGGTAAACAAATACGgtacataatttaaaaaaaaaaaacacttattctGTTGAAATCATTTGCTGACAGATTGGTCCCCCCCCAGTTCAAAAATCCTATCTGCACCCCTGCGGATAGCACAAAGGTAAAAATGTCTGCTGCTGCATATCTGGGCCCAAAGTAGGGTTCGAGCTCTCGAACCTCGGGGAAAGCTTACCTGAGCGATGAGTCTTTGCAGAGCGAGGACTCGTCCGCCAAAGGCCGCGTCATGAGCCGGGGACCAGTCGGATTCAGCGTCTTCGTGTGGACGGAGACAGTTATTTGTCGGCAGCCCCGTGTGGGACAGGGTGGGGGTGGTgttgggggacacagccgtaGCCTCTACTCACCACTCATCCAGGTGTTGGAGAAGAACACGGCCCCGCCCGGACCCGCGGCAGCGTCTCGTGGCGTCTCGTTGTCCCCAGAGGACATGCTGTCACCGAGCTGTCACACCCACAGCTGTCTGCAGGGATCTCGTTGTTGTCTCGCTGTCAAACGGGTTTCTGTCCTCCTTCGGCGGGTGGGGCAGATGATGGCACACCTTGTCAGTGCTGGGAGGTGAAAATCCAACCAATGAGGGCGCAGGTGTGTTGTTTGTAACTTGACACCCATCCTCTTTGGCAAGAGGATGTGTTTTGGCTTGTTTATACTGGAATTTGAGTTGAATGAAGGGAAGTGAGCTAGATGCGAGAATGGCTGAGCAAACTGAATGCATTATCGCCTGTCTGTGCGCATTTCTtcgactgtctgttagcaaaatatctcacgaaccagtgaacagatttgaatgaaactctccgAAAGTAATCATTCGATGTGCACCTACAACTTATAAAGTTTTGGAGTCAGtacaaatcaagatggccgccccagctgaccaaccttaggaaacacaataAGGCGTACAACTGAGCCaggtttgcagatattgagccaaaatttagtatggtggtagctgagagtcatctccaactcATACTTCGAGCGCTAACGGAGCGAGTGaaatctttgttgaaaactttggctttaactgtaactttatctgtctgttagcaaaatatctcatgaaacagtgAGCAGACTTGAGCTCAGATTTGcagtggtagttgctgagagtcattcgcagcACCTgctccaagcgctaacagattacacaagtGTTCACAATATCGTGTGCGATTGCgcataacattgtttttaaaacttggacCGAAATAGTCACAGCTGATTCattcttgacctttgacctcatagTAACACCTACATAGGTCTCTCTCTTTTAACATTGGTCAGTTTTTATCGTTCTTTATGTGCATGTTTAATGAATAAAGCCTGTTTGGACTCTTCCAGCTGTGGGCTCATTGATTCGAGAAGCAGCAGCCCCTCGTGCTCTCGGGACACAAAGCAGCCATTTGTTACGGCTGCAgctaagtgattttttttttttttttttcttgttttgttttaaccattCCCAGGAGCTCTGTAGCAGCAATATCTTCTGTGTCTTTATTAGGAGCTCCAATCACATTATCCAGTGCACAGGAGCCAGCAGAGGGCAGCCGCGGCGAGCAGATGTTTCAAGCACGTCAATAGTCGAACTGTATTCCTCCGGGTGCTGTTAATCCTCAGCAGCCGACTACAAGCTTGCCACACAAATTGACTTTGTACCGTTTTCAGAGAAGGTGCGTATGGATTAGAATACCATTGTGGTGAAGTGAATGAATGCCCTCTCTGTTGTCCCGAATACCGAGGGCTTTTGATGCTTTGTTTCAAATGTCCAGCAGTCTTCTCGGCTCTCCGATGGAGCAGCTGACCTCGGTTGGATCAGGGccggggagggggggggggNNNNNNNgggggggggggggctgtcaGACGCACACATGCAGGAGTGAGCTGACCTTTGTGAGCAGAGCGCAGCTAATGGCCCCTTTTCATTAATCAATGAATGGAAAAAGAAGCTCAATTAATTCCAGACTTTCCATTCCTGTAAGATATTTTTGGAAAGGTATTCAAATATCATATAggatcccccccacccctcctccttccttACAACCCTAGTTGTTGTGtagaatgtaaataaaatctcattGCAATGatttaaacttgtattttattcacagtaaacATAGAAACTAAGTAATTGCACCATCTtcggaggaaaataaaagtcattttgaaCTTTATGGCTGCAGCACATCTCAAAACAAACGTTGTGTTTACCCCTCTTCTGTACACCAGGACCTGAGACCAgttgctggaggttttggagggaatgttgacCCATTCTTGTCTCATGTAGAAATCTAGTTGTGGAACCGTCTTGGatctttgctggattttattTGCTGAATGGGGGGCATATGTTGTGCTAAAACCTGTAGAAACGTCTCCGCATTGATGGtccctttccagatgtg
This genomic stretch from Kryptolebias marmoratus isolate JLee-2015 linkage group LG6, ASM164957v2, whole genome shotgun sequence harbors:
- the LOC108239705 gene encoding ankyrin repeat and SOCS box protein 9-like isoform X2, whose product is MSSGDNETPRDAAAGPGGAVFFSNTWMSDAESDWSPAHDAAFGGRVLALQRLIAQGVCVNLNTLDRVSPLHAACAGGHAPCAKLLLENGANVNSSTVDGHTALTEACARGHVTCVSLLLLHGAAPRGTGPSGSPIHQAAAKGHPECVESLVRSGVDVDQHVDALGSPLQVACVNQQLSTVQKLLQLGANANGSVRGESPLHVAARLSSPELVSVLLDHGADRLLVNPEGKRPLDLTPPDSRARRLLGEAGCAV
- the LOC108239705 gene encoding ankyrin repeat and SOCS box protein 9-like isoform X1; translated protein: MSSGDNETPRDAAAGPGGAVFFSNTWMSDAESDWSPAHDAAFGGRVLALQRLIAQGVCVNLNTLDRVSPLHAACAGGHAPCAKLLLENGANQVNSSTVDGHTALTEACARGHVTCVSLLLLHGAAPRGTGPSGSPIHQAAAKGHPECVESLVRSGVDVDQHVDALGSPLQVACVNQQLSTVQKLLQLGANANGSVRGESPLHVAARLSSPELVSVLLDHGADRLLVNPEGKRPLDLTPPDSRARRLLGEAGCAV